The following proteins are encoded in a genomic region of Nocardioides renjunii:
- a CDS encoding Nif3-like dinuclear metal center hexameric protein — translation MPTLADVVDLLHDWYPPRTADAWDAVGLVAGDPAAGVSRVAFAVDPTLEVAREAVAWGADLLVVHHPLLLTPVSSVAATTPKGRTLHTLTAGGCALLTAHTNADQAESGVSAALASALGLVDAVPIRPAPGEPLDKVVVFAPVASADAVRAAMTDAGAGRLGDYDSCTWSTPGEGRFRPLDGASPAIGRVGDLEVVEEVRIEAVVPRGRRTAVVRALLAAHPYEEPAFDVLPLADAGLATTGTGRVGAVEETTLEQFAARVAQALPATAHGVRVAGDPARRVRRVAVCGGAGDFLLDELAHGDADVYVTSDLRHHRAGEFLEHGGPALVDVAHWAAEWTWLPVVEARLRRALGDRVETRVSTLCTDPWTFRPGSHESSPQSSPKQEGR, via the coding sequence ATGCCCACCCTCGCCGACGTCGTCGACCTCCTCCACGACTGGTACCCGCCGCGCACCGCCGACGCCTGGGACGCCGTCGGCCTGGTGGCCGGTGACCCCGCGGCCGGGGTCTCCCGCGTCGCGTTCGCGGTCGACCCCACGCTCGAGGTCGCCCGCGAGGCCGTCGCGTGGGGTGCCGACCTGCTGGTGGTGCATCATCCGCTCCTCCTCACCCCGGTCAGCTCGGTGGCGGCGACCACGCCCAAGGGCCGCACGCTGCACACGCTCACCGCGGGAGGGTGCGCGCTGCTGACGGCGCACACCAACGCCGACCAGGCGGAGTCCGGCGTCTCCGCGGCGCTGGCCTCCGCACTCGGGCTCGTCGACGCCGTCCCGATCCGGCCCGCGCCCGGCGAGCCGCTCGACAAGGTCGTCGTGTTCGCGCCCGTCGCCTCAGCGGACGCCGTGCGCGCGGCGATGACCGATGCCGGTGCGGGCCGGCTGGGCGACTACGACTCCTGCACCTGGTCGACGCCGGGCGAGGGCCGCTTCCGCCCGCTCGACGGCGCCTCGCCCGCGATCGGCCGGGTCGGCGACCTCGAGGTGGTCGAGGAGGTGCGGATCGAGGCCGTGGTGCCGCGCGGGCGTCGTACGGCGGTCGTGCGGGCGCTGCTCGCCGCGCACCCCTACGAGGAGCCGGCGTTCGACGTCCTGCCGCTGGCCGACGCCGGCCTCGCCACGACCGGGACCGGGCGGGTGGGCGCGGTGGAGGAGACGACGCTGGAGCAGTTCGCGGCGCGGGTCGCGCAGGCACTGCCCGCCACCGCCCACGGCGTACGGGTCGCCGGCGACCCGGCCCGCCGGGTGCGGCGGGTCGCGGTGTGCGGCGGCGCGGGGGACTTCCTGCTCGACGAGCTCGCCCACGGGGATGCGGACGTCTACGTGACCAGCGACCTGCGGCACCACCGCGCGGGGGAGTTCCTCGAGCACGGCGGGCCGGCGCTGGTCGACGTCGCGCACTGGGCGGCCGAGTGGACCTGGCTCCCGGTGGTGGAGGCTCGGCTGCGCCGGGCGCTGGGCGATAGGGTCGAGACCCGGGTCAGCACGCTGTGCACGGACCCGTGGACGTTCCGTCCTGGCAGCCATGAGTCGTCACCCCAGTCGTCACCGAAGCAGGAGGGCCGTTGA
- a CDS encoding zinc ribbon domain-containing protein, with protein MKADPTHQIALLDVAELDSRAAQLRHQRTHLPELAEIAALEAERTALTDQVRDARIVVDDLTVEQAKADREVEQVRTRRERDRNRMDTGQITNPKDLERMQHELVSLERRISSLEDSELEVMQALEEAQQVLDGLGIRAEDIDARLAELVAARDERRAAIDASLEEVTAARGPAIDGMPDDLMALYERLREQKGIGAALLRARQCGGCNMTLDASELSRIRSAPADEVIRCEECQRILVRTDESGL; from the coding sequence TTGAAGGCCGATCCCACCCACCAGATCGCGCTCCTCGACGTCGCCGAGCTCGACTCGCGCGCCGCGCAGCTGCGGCACCAGCGCACCCACCTCCCCGAGCTGGCCGAGATCGCCGCGCTCGAGGCCGAGCGCACCGCGCTCACCGACCAGGTGCGTGACGCCCGGATCGTCGTCGACGACCTCACCGTCGAGCAGGCGAAGGCCGACCGCGAGGTCGAGCAGGTCAGGACGCGCCGTGAGCGCGACCGCAACCGCATGGACACCGGGCAGATCACCAACCCCAAGGACCTCGAGCGGATGCAGCACGAGCTGGTCTCGCTCGAGCGGCGCATCAGCAGCCTCGAGGACTCCGAGCTGGAGGTGATGCAGGCCCTCGAGGAGGCCCAGCAGGTGCTCGACGGCCTCGGGATCCGCGCCGAGGACATCGACGCCCGCCTGGCCGAGCTGGTCGCGGCGCGCGACGAGCGGCGCGCCGCCATCGACGCCTCGCTGGAGGAGGTCACCGCCGCGCGGGGGCCCGCCATCGACGGCATGCCCGACGACCTGATGGCGCTCTACGAGCGGCTGCGCGAGCAGAAGGGCATCGGCGCCGCGCTGCTGCGCGCGCGTCAGTGCGGTGGCTGCAACATGACCCTCGACGCCTCCGAGCTCTCCCGCATCCGCTCCGCACCGGCCGACGAGGTCATCCGGTGCGAGGAGTGCCAGCGCATCCTGGTGCGCACCGACGAGTCGGGACTCTGA
- a CDS encoding FUSC family protein, translated as MRYLDAELVAARGRTSLRARVGRLRAKAWVIGQCAVAAGIAWWLAADVFGHRLPFFAPIAAVVSLGMSYGQRQRRVAEVTVGVALGVLLGDVVTHLIGSGGLQIALIVAVGMSIALLLDAGQLLLIQAAVQGIVVAALAPAPGDAFLRWTDALIGGAVALAAATIVPRAPLRRPRDQAAVVVRKIAELLRSSADRIGDGDAEAALAVLRDARQTDSLIAELRAASQEGLSVVSSSPFRRHHGEHQRQLAELVEPLDVALRNTRVVVRRVAVAAHRREPVPASYAALMRELAGLADRVADELVEDRMATAVIEDLVALGRATATVERSEDLSAEVILAQVRSIIADLLALCGMDPLEATDVIPLR; from the coding sequence GTGCGCTACCTCGACGCGGAGCTGGTCGCAGCCCGCGGTCGTACGTCGCTGCGGGCCCGCGTCGGCCGGCTGCGGGCCAAGGCGTGGGTGATCGGCCAGTGCGCGGTCGCCGCCGGAATCGCCTGGTGGCTGGCCGCCGACGTCTTCGGGCACCGGCTGCCCTTCTTCGCGCCGATCGCGGCCGTGGTGTCGCTGGGTATGTCCTACGGCCAGCGCCAGCGGCGGGTCGCCGAGGTCACCGTGGGCGTCGCCCTCGGGGTGCTGCTGGGTGATGTCGTCACCCACCTCATCGGCTCCGGAGGGCTCCAGATCGCGTTGATCGTGGCGGTCGGCATGTCGATCGCGCTGCTGCTCGACGCCGGCCAGCTGCTCCTCATCCAGGCAGCGGTGCAGGGCATCGTCGTGGCGGCGCTCGCCCCGGCGCCGGGGGATGCGTTCCTGCGGTGGACGGACGCGCTCATCGGCGGGGCCGTGGCGCTCGCCGCGGCGACCATCGTGCCCCGCGCGCCGCTGCGGCGCCCGCGCGACCAGGCGGCAGTCGTGGTCCGCAAGATCGCCGAGCTGCTCCGCTCGTCGGCGGACCGGATCGGTGACGGCGACGCGGAGGCGGCCCTCGCGGTGCTGCGTGACGCCCGCCAGACCGACTCGCTGATCGCCGAGCTGCGCGCCGCCTCGCAGGAGGGCCTGTCGGTGGTCAGCTCCTCGCCCTTCCGGCGGCACCACGGCGAGCACCAGCGCCAGCTCGCCGAGCTGGTGGAGCCGCTCGACGTCGCCCTGCGCAACACCCGGGTCGTGGTGCGTCGGGTGGCGGTGGCCGCCCACCGCCGCGAGCCGGTGCCCGCGTCCTACGCCGCGCTCATGCGCGAGCTCGCCGGCCTGGCCGACCGGGTCGCCGACGAGCTGGTCGAGGACCGCATGGCCACAGCCGTGATCGAGGACCTGGTGGCGCTCGGCCGGGCGACCGCGACGGTCGAGCGGAGCGAGGACCTGTCGGCGGAGGTGATCCTCGCCCAGGTGCGCTCGATCATCGCCGACCTGCTGGCGCTGTGCGGGATGGACCCGCTCGAGGCGACGGACGTCATCCCGCTGCGCTGA
- the yaaA gene encoding peroxide stress protein YaaA, translated as MLILLPPSEGKTAPRRGKSLDLVSLSSPALTGTRATLLEALTTLCREDPDKAAGVLGLGPAQRDLVERNAGLPTAPTARADAIYTGVLYDALGPATLSPAARRRATSRLAVTSSLFGIVRPGDRIPAYRLSGDAVLPGVGSVAGVWREVLGDAVTDAMRSGLLVDLRSSTYAAFWRPAADVGRRVATVRVLHESGGRRTVVSHFNKATKGRIVRALLEDGADPRTPKALAETLTRLGWTVEVGHPTARGTQLDVVVTDV; from the coding sequence GTGCTGATCCTCCTGCCGCCGAGCGAGGGCAAGACCGCCCCGCGCCGTGGCAAGTCCCTCGACCTCGTCTCCCTGTCCTCGCCCGCGCTGACCGGGACCCGCGCGACGCTCCTCGAGGCCCTCACGACCCTGTGCCGCGAGGACCCCGACAAGGCCGCGGGCGTGCTGGGCCTCGGTCCGGCGCAGCGCGACCTCGTCGAGCGCAACGCCGGCCTGCCCACCGCCCCAACGGCGCGGGCGGACGCGATCTACACCGGTGTCCTCTACGACGCCCTCGGTCCGGCCACCCTCTCCCCCGCCGCCCGCCGCCGCGCGACGTCACGACTGGCGGTCACCAGCTCGCTGTTCGGGATCGTCCGGCCGGGCGACCGGATCCCGGCCTACCGGCTCTCCGGCGACGCCGTCCTCCCCGGCGTCGGGTCGGTCGCCGGCGTGTGGCGCGAGGTCCTCGGCGACGCCGTCACCGACGCGATGCGCTCGGGGCTGCTCGTCGACCTGCGCTCCAGCACGTACGCCGCCTTCTGGCGGCCCGCCGCGGACGTCGGTCGCCGGGTCGCGACCGTGCGCGTCCTCCACGAGTCCGGCGGCCGCCGCACCGTCGTGAGCCACTTCAACAAGGCGACCAAGGGACGCATCGTCCGCGCGCTGCTCGAGGACGGCGCCGACCCGCGCACACCGAAGGCCCTTGCCGAGACCCTCACCCGGCTCGGCTGGACCGTCGAGGTCGGCCACCCGACCGCCAGAGGGACCCAGCTCGACGTGGTCGTCACCGACGTCTGA
- a CDS encoding RNB domain-containing ribonuclease has translation MPSNRVVKVRSTGDSVTAQEMRDGIAAIQQEMKLSAAFPDAVEEAAAAAAAAPRLPELDRTDIELVTIDPEGARDLDQAMHIARDADHPGGYVVHYAIADVAAFVTAGDPVDVEANRRGETLYGADSKIPLHPKVLSEGAASLLPDQVRPALLWTIRVDDVGEGVDVQVERALVRSRAQLSYLEVQADLDAGRAPELIGLLKEVGELRLAREAARGGVSLPLPEQELVETGDGHWELEFRRLTPVENWNAQISLLTGMAAASLMVYARVGILRTLPPADPRDVQRLHRTARALGIEWPAEQLYPDFIRTLDPSRPTHAAMIVACTRLLRGAGYVTFNGELPEQAQHSALASEYAHVTAPLRRLADRYAGEICVALCAGTEVPDWVISAMAELPDTMTSSGRRANQYENAVVNLCEAELLSDRVGETFTAVVVDLDEKDKKKGDITIQDPAIEASVVGSADLPLGEEVTVELVQADPRTRTVEFRLV, from the coding sequence ATGCCGAGCAACCGTGTGGTGAAGGTCCGGTCGACCGGGGACAGCGTCACGGCGCAGGAGATGCGGGACGGCATCGCCGCCATCCAGCAGGAGATGAAGCTGTCCGCGGCCTTCCCCGACGCCGTCGAGGAGGCGGCCGCAGCCGCTGCGGCCGCGCCGCGGCTGCCCGAGCTGGACCGCACGGACATCGAGCTGGTCACCATCGACCCCGAGGGCGCGCGCGACCTCGACCAGGCGATGCACATCGCACGCGACGCCGACCACCCCGGCGGCTACGTCGTCCACTACGCCATCGCCGACGTCGCCGCATTCGTCACGGCCGGTGACCCGGTCGACGTCGAGGCCAACCGCCGCGGCGAGACGCTCTACGGCGCCGACTCGAAGATCCCGCTGCACCCGAAGGTGCTGTCCGAGGGAGCGGCCTCGCTTCTTCCCGACCAGGTGCGTCCGGCCCTGCTCTGGACGATCCGCGTCGACGACGTCGGTGAGGGCGTCGACGTACAGGTCGAGCGGGCGCTGGTGAGGTCCCGGGCCCAGCTGTCCTACCTCGAGGTGCAGGCCGACCTCGACGCCGGGCGCGCGCCCGAGCTGATCGGCCTGCTGAAGGAGGTCGGCGAGCTGCGGCTGGCCCGCGAGGCCGCCCGGGGCGGCGTGTCGTTGCCGCTGCCCGAGCAGGAGCTCGTCGAGACCGGTGACGGCCACTGGGAGCTCGAGTTCCGCCGCCTCACGCCCGTCGAGAACTGGAACGCGCAGATCTCCCTGCTCACCGGCATGGCCGCGGCGTCGCTGATGGTCTATGCCCGCGTCGGCATCCTGCGCACGCTTCCGCCCGCCGACCCCCGCGACGTGCAGCGGCTGCACCGCACCGCGCGGGCGCTGGGCATCGAGTGGCCGGCCGAGCAGCTCTACCCCGACTTCATCCGCACCCTCGACCCGTCGCGGCCCACCCACGCGGCGATGATCGTGGCCTGCACCCGGCTGCTGCGCGGCGCGGGCTACGTCACGTTCAACGGCGAGCTCCCCGAACAGGCGCAGCACTCGGCGCTCGCCTCGGAGTACGCCCACGTCACCGCGCCGCTGCGCCGCCTCGCCGACCGCTACGCCGGTGAGATCTGCGTGGCGCTGTGCGCCGGCACCGAGGTCCCCGACTGGGTGATCAGCGCGATGGCCGAGCTGCCCGACACGATGACCAGCTCCGGCCGGCGCGCCAACCAGTACGAGAACGCCGTGGTCAACCTCTGCGAGGCCGAGCTGCTCAGCGACCGGGTCGGCGAGACCTTCACCGCCGTCGTCGTCGACCTCGACGAGAAGGACAAGAAGAAGGGCGACATCACCATCCAGGACCCCGCCATCGAGGCGAGCGTCGTGGGCTCCGCCGACCTCCCACTGGGGGAGGAGGTCACCGTCGAGCTGGTGCAGGCCGACCCCCGCACCCGGACGGTGGAGTTCCGCCTGGTGTGA
- a CDS encoding type IV toxin-antitoxin system AbiEi family antitoxin domain-containing protein, with protein sequence MDPVEALQRHGGVASHAQLLRLTTRRALRGAVRRGTVIRASQHRYVVPTAEDARGAASALSGVVCLRSAAAHHGWAMKEQPPEPEVAVNPRRHLAASRREGVRVVWMPVAGDDLVTGVTGPLRTVIDCARHLPFDEALAIADSALRT encoded by the coding sequence ATGGACCCGGTCGAGGCGCTGCAGCGACACGGCGGCGTGGCCAGCCACGCGCAGCTGCTGCGGCTGACGACGCGTCGGGCGCTGAGAGGCGCGGTGCGCCGGGGGACCGTCATTAGGGCGTCGCAGCACCGCTACGTGGTGCCCACCGCCGAGGACGCCCGTGGTGCGGCGTCTGCGCTCTCGGGCGTGGTGTGCCTGCGGAGTGCGGCGGCCCACCACGGCTGGGCGATGAAGGAGCAGCCGCCGGAGCCGGAGGTCGCGGTCAACCCACGGCGCCACCTGGCCGCGAGCCGGCGGGAGGGCGTACGCGTGGTGTGGATGCCGGTCGCGGGGGACGACCTGGTCACCGGCGTGACCGGCCCGCTCAGGACCGTCATCGACTGTGCCCGTCACCTTCCCTTCGACGAGGCGCTCGCGATCGCAGACTCCGCGCTGCGGACCTGA
- a CDS encoding endonuclease domain-containing protein — translation MRGAGAAAVRRVLVYADGRAANPFESVLRALCILAGLEVEPQQAVDLGSGTVHPDLVSRALRVVLEADSWTFHATRAAHARDCARYNLLVIHGWRVFRFTWEQVMLDQAYVRWVLAQVARPVEQEEAGGGWAVPA, via the coding sequence GTGCGCGGGGCCGGTGCGGCGGCCGTACGTCGGGTGCTGGTGTACGCCGACGGGCGGGCCGCGAACCCGTTCGAGTCCGTGCTGCGGGCGCTGTGCATCCTGGCGGGGCTTGAGGTGGAGCCCCAGCAGGCGGTCGACCTCGGGTCGGGCACCGTCCACCCGGACCTGGTCTCACGGGCGCTGAGGGTCGTGCTGGAGGCGGACTCCTGGACGTTCCACGCGACCCGCGCCGCGCACGCCCGCGACTGTGCGCGCTACAACCTGCTGGTGATCCACGGCTGGCGCGTCTTCCGCTTCACGTGGGAGCAGGTGATGCTCGACCAGGCCTACGTCCGGTGGGTCCTCGCGCAGGTCGCACGGCCTGTCGAGCAGGAGGAAGCCGGCGGCGGGTGGGCGGTCCCCGCGTGA
- a CDS encoding type II toxin-antitoxin system HicB family antitoxin encodes MQTDTRPNVSHYTYRLSWSADDAEYVATCAEFRSLSWVAGSQVEALQGLEQLLVDVVADMAAAGEHVPQPFAERAYSGKFNLRVGELLHRELAMHAAEDGLSLNQYVVRKLTAAG; translated from the coding sequence ATGCAGACCGATACTCGCCCCAACGTCTCGCACTACACCTACCGGCTCTCGTGGTCCGCTGACGACGCGGAGTACGTCGCGACCTGCGCCGAGTTCCGCTCGCTGTCCTGGGTGGCAGGTTCTCAGGTCGAGGCATTGCAAGGGCTCGAGCAGTTGCTCGTGGACGTCGTGGCGGACATGGCCGCCGCAGGGGAGCATGTGCCCCAACCCTTCGCAGAGCGCGCCTACTCCGGCAAGTTCAACCTTCGTGTCGGAGAGCTTCTGCACCGCGAGCTGGCGATGCACGCCGCAGAAGACGGCCTGAGCCTGAACCAGTACGTCGTCCGAAAGTTGACCGCTGCCGGCTGA
- a CDS encoding type I restriction endonuclease subunit R: protein MLIDRQLTAAGWVIQDRKNLNLFAGTGIAVREVVMKHGHGRADYLLYVDQRVVGVIEAKPEGTPLSGVEWQSAMYAEGLPADVRLAALTKDGRLPFVFEASGTETHFTNGFDPEPRVRRIFNFPKAATLAKTLRGKDLEHPTWRGKVTAMPPLDITPLRPAQIEAINGVEQSLREQRYDRSLVQMATGAGKTYAAVTLSYRLLKFGGFDRILFLVDRNNLAKQTMAEFENYRTPDDGRRFTELYNVNRLNRGPMPESTALAISTIQRVFMALRNEEVGESDDPELDGWVPDAPVSVGYNADIPPETFDLIVVDEAHRSIYGQWRGVLEYFDAHVVGLTATPGKQTFGFFKQNLVSEYTYPQSVADNVNVDFDIYRIKTQISDRGSTIEAGTVVPKVDRRTRAQRYEALDEDLEYTSRQLDRAVTATDQIRTVLETFRDKLFTEIFPGRSTVPKTLIFAKDDAHAEEIVTQVREVFGKGNDFAAKITYTARNADQQLAAFRTSPALRIAVTVDMIATGTDVKPLECVFFMRDVRSPQYFEQMKGRGARTIPSADFQAVTPDAKQKTRFVLIDAIGVTEHDFVEPPLNRERSASLQKLLEKAANLTITEDETATLASRLAALEHQLTPEERAELDSVAGGSVRKVVRHLVDAVDPDRQAEVIEGAEDPEAVRQQLIIDAVKPLASNPDLRARILELRRTHDRVVDEVSADVLLDAYGVVDTGKAASVVESWRDYLDEHRAEITAIQLLTEAKERRISFSDIKELADRIARPPYNWTPDIIWNAYVALDPQFAAKSDHRTLTDLVSLVRFTVGVDDKLVPYVERVKERYVAWLAQQEQAGVTFTGAERWWLDNMVQVIANSAGIRTQDLDDAPFLERGGTDGALRDLGDRAADLIDELNAELTA from the coding sequence GTGCTGATTGATCGACAGCTGACAGCGGCTGGCTGGGTCATCCAAGACCGTAAGAACCTCAACCTCTTCGCAGGCACAGGAATTGCTGTTCGCGAGGTTGTCATGAAGCACGGACACGGGCGCGCCGACTACCTCCTCTATGTCGACCAACGGGTCGTCGGGGTGATCGAGGCCAAACCCGAAGGCACGCCCCTCTCGGGTGTCGAGTGGCAGTCAGCGATGTACGCCGAAGGGCTCCCGGCGGATGTCAGGTTGGCCGCGCTGACCAAGGATGGCCGGCTTCCCTTCGTGTTCGAGGCCAGTGGCACCGAGACCCACTTCACCAACGGTTTCGACCCCGAGCCCCGGGTTCGTCGGATCTTCAACTTTCCGAAGGCGGCCACCCTCGCCAAGACGCTCCGAGGGAAGGACCTGGAACACCCCACGTGGCGAGGCAAGGTCACTGCGATGCCACCGCTGGACATCACGCCGCTGCGGCCGGCGCAGATTGAGGCGATCAACGGCGTCGAGCAGAGCCTGCGCGAGCAGCGCTACGACCGAAGTCTCGTGCAGATGGCAACAGGCGCGGGCAAGACCTACGCGGCGGTGACGCTGTCCTACCGGCTGCTCAAGTTCGGCGGCTTCGACCGCATCCTCTTCCTCGTCGACCGCAACAACCTGGCCAAGCAGACGATGGCCGAGTTCGAGAACTACCGCACCCCCGACGACGGCCGCCGCTTCACCGAGCTCTACAACGTCAACCGGCTCAACCGAGGTCCGATGCCGGAGTCGACGGCCCTGGCGATCTCCACCATCCAGCGCGTCTTCATGGCGCTGCGCAACGAGGAGGTCGGCGAGAGCGACGACCCCGAGCTCGACGGCTGGGTACCCGACGCCCCGGTTAGTGTCGGCTATAACGCGGACATCCCACCGGAGACGTTCGACCTGATCGTGGTCGACGAGGCTCATCGTTCGATCTACGGACAGTGGCGCGGCGTCCTGGAGTACTTCGACGCCCATGTCGTCGGCCTTACCGCGACCCCCGGCAAGCAGACCTTTGGGTTCTTCAAGCAGAACCTCGTCTCGGAGTACACCTACCCGCAGTCTGTGGCCGACAACGTCAACGTCGACTTCGACATCTACCGGATCAAGACCCAGATCAGCGACCGGGGCTCGACGATCGAGGCCGGCACCGTCGTCCCCAAGGTCGACCGGCGCACCCGCGCCCAGCGATACGAGGCGCTGGACGAGGATCTCGAGTACACCAGCCGCCAGCTCGACCGCGCGGTGACCGCGACCGACCAGATCCGCACCGTGCTGGAGACATTCCGGGACAAGCTCTTCACCGAAATCTTCCCGGGACGGTCGACCGTGCCGAAGACCCTCATTTTCGCCAAGGACGACGCCCACGCCGAGGAGATCGTCACCCAGGTACGCGAAGTGTTCGGCAAGGGCAACGACTTTGCCGCCAAGATCACCTACACCGCCCGCAACGCAGACCAGCAGCTCGCCGCCTTCCGCACCAGCCCGGCTCTCCGGATCGCGGTCACCGTCGACATGATCGCCACAGGAACCGACGTGAAGCCGCTGGAGTGCGTGTTCTTCATGCGTGATGTGCGCTCGCCGCAGTATTTCGAGCAGATGAAGGGTCGCGGCGCCCGCACCATCCCGTCAGCCGACTTCCAGGCAGTCACTCCCGATGCCAAGCAGAAGACGCGCTTCGTGCTCATCGACGCCATCGGGGTCACCGAGCACGACTTCGTCGAGCCGCCGCTCAACCGCGAGAGGTCGGCCAGCCTCCAGAAGCTGTTGGAGAAGGCCGCCAACCTGACCATCACCGAGGACGAGACGGCCACTCTCGCGTCACGCCTCGCAGCGCTCGAACACCAGCTCACTCCCGAGGAGCGCGCCGAACTCGACTCCGTTGCCGGCGGGTCCGTGCGGAAGGTCGTCCGCCACCTCGTCGACGCTGTCGACCCTGACCGTCAAGCCGAAGTCATCGAGGGTGCCGAGGACCCGGAGGCGGTCCGTCAGCAGCTGATCATCGACGCCGTGAAGCCACTCGCATCGAACCCTGACCTGCGCGCTCGCATCCTCGAGCTTCGCCGCACCCACGACCGGGTGGTCGACGAGGTCTCCGCTGACGTCCTGCTCGATGCGTACGGCGTGGTCGACACCGGCAAGGCAGCCTCTGTCGTCGAGTCGTGGCGCGACTACCTCGACGAGCACCGCGCCGAGATCACCGCCATCCAGCTCCTCACCGAAGCGAAGGAACGGCGAATCTCCTTCAGCGACATCAAGGAGCTTGCAGACCGCATCGCCCGACCGCCCTACAACTGGACGCCCGACATCATTTGGAACGCGTACGTCGCCTTGGACCCGCAGTTCGCCGCCAAGTCCGACCACCGCACGCTGACCGACCTCGTCTCGCTGGTCCGCTTCACAGTCGGGGTCGACGACAAACTGGTTCCCTACGTCGAGCGAGTAAAGGAGAGATACGTCGCCTGGCTGGCCCAGCAGGAGCAGGCAGGCGTGACGTTCACGGGCGCAGAGCGCTGGTGGCTCGACAACATGGTTCAGGTGATCGCCAACTCTGCCGGCATCCGCACTCAGGACCTCGATGACGCCCCCTTCCTCGAGCGCGGTGGCACCGACGGCGCCCTCCGCGACCTTGGCGACCGCGCTGCCGATCTCATCGACGAACTGAATGCGGAGCTCACCGCGTGA
- a CDS encoding restriction endonuclease subunit S produces MTSTGTQLPHVTLKSIREYPVPRFDAVEERRIVDLLEDHLSRLDAAESLVATSLRRLTSLRRSVLAGLHDGAPTTLGELAIDSGYGTSEKCVPAGPGPAVVRIPNLVDGRIDLSDEKRIASASVDVERYLLAPDDLLIVRTNGSVDLIGRSAVVQYGVDAAFASYLIRYQLRPDRVMPEWVQAMLSTPQVRAKIEKLAASSAGQHNLSLSKLNPLELPVPTVDVQAARLSRLAVIEDQVSRLRVELSTTQSRGVNLRRSLLAAAFSGRLTNSKPQEERWESVRGV; encoded by the coding sequence ATGACCTCGACCGGGACGCAGTTGCCGCATGTCACGTTGAAAAGCATCCGTGAGTATCCGGTACCGCGCTTCGACGCGGTTGAGGAACGTCGCATCGTCGACCTCCTCGAGGACCACCTCTCCCGCCTCGATGCTGCGGAGTCTCTTGTTGCAACGTCTTTGCGCCGGCTGACGTCACTCCGTCGCAGCGTGCTGGCCGGCCTCCATGACGGTGCCCCCACTACGCTCGGCGAACTCGCCATCGACAGCGGATACGGGACCTCGGAGAAGTGCGTTCCAGCAGGTCCGGGGCCAGCCGTCGTTCGCATACCCAATCTCGTTGATGGCCGAATCGACCTCTCCGACGAGAAGCGGATCGCGTCTGCCAGTGTTGACGTTGAGCGCTACTTGCTCGCCCCGGATGATCTGCTTATCGTGCGCACCAACGGGTCTGTCGACCTGATCGGCCGGTCCGCCGTCGTTCAGTACGGCGTGGACGCGGCGTTCGCCTCCTACCTCATTCGGTACCAGTTGCGGCCCGATCGCGTGATGCCCGAATGGGTGCAGGCCATGCTGAGTACTCCACAGGTCCGCGCCAAGATCGAGAAACTCGCCGCATCCAGTGCCGGTCAACACAATCTGAGCCTTAGCAAGCTCAACCCTCTCGAGCTTCCCGTGCCGACCGTGGACGTGCAGGCTGCGCGCCTCAGCCGCCTGGCAGTCATAGAGGATCAGGTCAGCAGGCTTCGGGTTGAGCTGTCCACGACCCAGTCGCGAGGCGTCAATCTGCGACGCTCTTTGCTGGCTGCCGCATTCTCTGGCCGGCTGACAAATTCAAAGCCCCAAGAAGAACGATGGGAGTCGGTGCGCGGTGTCTGA